The Bombus vancouverensis nearcticus chromosome 12, iyBomVanc1_principal, whole genome shotgun sequence genome contains a region encoding:
- the Lamtor4 gene encoding late endosomal/lysosomal adaptor, MAPK and MTOR activator 4 — translation MLSLERIPDQIGHLILTEDGAVLTSGGELENDERFANIVIGLITLTNKIDPKAFPNNETFDKISITYPDHCYIICLSNKKIHVVKKKLTSSTTAAVEQPLIDV, via the exons ATGCTTTCACTGGAACGTATACCAGATCAAATTGGGCATCTAATTTTGACAGAGGATGGAGCTGTATTAACG TCTGGAGGTGAATTGGAAAATGATGAGAGATTTGCAAACATTGTTATAGGATTAATCACGCTAACCAATAAAATTGATCCCAAAGCATTTCCTAATAACGAGACTTTTGATAAAATATCAATAACATATCCAGAtcattgttatattatttgtCTCTCAAACAAAAAGATCCATGTAGTGAAAAAAAAATTGACATCCTCAACAACTGCAGCTGTAGAACAACCTCTTATTGATGTATAA
- the LOC117155295 gene encoding coiled-coil domain-containing protein 130 homolog, producing MGERKGTNLYYPPDYDPRVGGLNKFLGTHALRERARKLHMGILIVRFEMPYNIWCDGCGNHVGMGVRYNAEKKKIGMYYSTPLYQFRMKCHLCDNHFEIKTDPANLDYVIVSGAKRQENRWDPKENEQVVPETKEVSCRLYDDAMYKLEHGIEDKKIAKSKDSSLENAIALNNATWKDDYSSNCALRSAFRTRKNELQKKQSLDQVLLKKSGLNIDLVNEHEDDIRLAKLLMHKRDTKKNGHNPLKRLITIVRSRDKLKHSSHSVLSNNTKNQTDQTHKLPKLTQQEPSSSKTTTNTLSISLVTYDSSDTDNDS from the exons ATGGGAGAACGTAAGGGAACAAATTTATACTATCCACCTGATTACGATCCCCGTGTTGGTGGTCTTAACAAATTTCTTGGTACTCACGCACTACGTGAAAGAGCACGTAAATTACACATGGGCATTCTTATTGTCAGATTTGAAATGCCATATAATATATGGTGTGATGGTTGTGGCAATCATGTAGGAATGGGTGTTCGTTACAAtgcagagaaaaaaaaaattggaatgtATTACAGTACACCATTGTATCAATTTCGCATGAAATGTCATCTCTGTGAcaatcattttgaaataaagacTGATCCAGCA AATTTAGATTATGTAATTGTGAGTGGTGCAAAACGCCAAGAAAATCGCTGGGATCCTAAAGAAAATGAACAGGTGGTACCAGAAACAAAAGAAGTATCTTGCAGACTATATGATGATGCTATGTACAAGTTGGAACATGGTATAGAAGATAAGAAAATAGCAAAATCAAAAGATTCTTCCTTGGAAAATGCAATAGCATTAAATAATGCTACATGGAAGGATGATTACTCTTCAAATTGTGCATTACGCTCCGCATTTAGA ACACGAAAAAACGAGTTACAGAAGAAACAAAGTTTGGATCAAGTGTTGCTTAAAAAAAGTGGATTGAATATTGACTTAGTTAATGAACACGAAGATGATATAAGGTTAGCCAAATTACTGATGCATAAAAGAG ATACAAAAAAGAATGGGCACAACCCCTTGAAACGATTGATTACTATTGTAAGGTCTAGAGATAAACTAAAACATTCGTCACATTCTGTATTAAGCAATAACACTAAAAATCAAACAGATCAAACACATAAACTTCCTAAGCTTACTCAACAAGAACCTTCGAGTTCGAAAACAACTACTAATACGTTAAGTATATCGTTAGTCACTTATGATAGTTCTGATACAGATAATGATTCATAA